TTTATTTCTGCTCAACACACGAAAGGATGAACGGGTTCCATCTCAATCGCTGCAGCCCAACTCCAGTCGGTCACCATCCACGGTCAATATTGGCAATATTGATCGTACAGGTGCGTTACTCCATTGCTGAAAGAGAGTCCTTCGTGCGTTATCAAGCTGCCATTTTCAACGTGGGGCAGCAACCACAGTCGAGCTGGGCATACGTACTTTAATTCCCCTGAAGAGACCTCGCGCACACAAACGGAAGGGTGGAGCTACAGGGCACATCGTCCCAGCATTTATCCCCTGCAGACAAAAGTAAACTGTCATCTCTTCGTCACAGTTAGGCGAATCGTATTGAGCATTTTTCATTGAAAGCAGAAAGACTTCCCACCCACATAAAGAACAATGTAAAGATACTGTATAACAATGAAGTGGAGTAAGAATTCACCAGTACTGCTTTGTGTACCGTTCATCGTCATCACCATCAAACGTTCAGTCGTCAAAGAGTGTGACTTACCGCCAACATTCATCTGCATGCAGCACTGTGGCAGCAAGTTGTCTGGTTTTAGTGGACACCAGAATCTCCACTTCATTTGTTGACCATCCATCCAAAACCAGGCCCCGGCCTGGAAAAGCCATGATCAAGTTGTACATTTACCGGAGTCCCGGCATAAATACTTGTTTGTTTCATCGACAGCGGGATTTATTACCGTTTGACAATCTGAGCCTCCGAGCCACGTGGGATTCTGAGTCAGCGTCTGAATGAATGCATATTCGTCATCGCTCGCTACAGATGCGAGGTTCCCTCCGATTTGCTGGCAACGCGCCTGCAGTGGGCACAGCCAGAAAAACGTCTCGCACACACTTTCAAACATCTCGACGAGCGATCTCGAAACAGCGTAGAATGACCTCGGCCTGAACCCAGGTCTTGAGTGTCGCATCAAAGAAGAAACAGCGGTTCTTGTGTTGGCTCCAGCCAGCTGGACAACCGGCTGCTGCCAGCGATCTAGTGTGGTTGCGGTCTGGCCAAACAGAAAAGAACGGGTGAGAAGACACGCAGTCGATACCGATGGATTCACCGACCGCGTCTGCCGATCCTCACCCTGAGCTGTTGCCAGCGCCACAATGGCACACAAAAGTAAAGACAGGGGCAGCATCTTGGTGAAGAAGTCAGATGTTGAAGACAACGGActgagaaaaaccttttgaatAGAGGCAGACAAAAGGCTGAGTGAATCCCATCAATTTGGAAGAGCAAAAGAATGCGAGAGCAAACCTGCAGATGAGAGCTCCTCTGCTGTCCAGTGAACAACTTGTGAACACAAGTTGCCCTTATATATCGTCAGTCGACCTTCAGAAGTTGGCCAGCCGTTATTTGTGGCTGGCATTTCACAAGAGTTGGAGCGAACAAATCAAAGGACAAC
This genomic window from Phyllopteryx taeniolatus isolate TA_2022b unplaced genomic scaffold, UOR_Ptae_1.2 contig_845, whole genome shotgun sequence contains:
- the LOC133474040 gene encoding type-2 ice-structuring protein-like; its protein translation is MLPLSLLLCAIVALATAQDRNHTRSLAAAGCPAGWSQHKNRCFFFDATLKTWVQAEARCQQIGGNLASVASDDEYAFIQTLTQNPTWLGGSDCQTAGAWFWMDGQQMKWRFWCPLKPDNLLPQCCMQMNVGGDKCWDDVPCSSTLPFVCARSLQGN